A single window of Lytechinus variegatus isolate NC3 chromosome 8, Lvar_3.0, whole genome shotgun sequence DNA harbors:
- the LOC121419486 gene encoding pro-epidermal growth factor-like, which yields MVYWTERDSETISRATINGTIRQEILVNLTGLEDGELTLEFQERKIYWVRFMRNQRIERANFDGSDQELLTTDVNYPRGIAVDGVNRKIFWKELWGVRSSDLNGHNRVNIAMSETARASCIFYYQGEFGDSQIIFTDSKKVKSVKPDGTNQTALFNHASTVVGHVIVYNATIYFITSFVADDPYGLGEIPLSNLSAVRVIETFKGTPKDSSGFILNEPTKNIRDIYVHNIT from the exons ATGGTGTACTGGACGGAAAGGGACAGTGAGACAATTTCTAGGGCCACAATTAACGGAACTATTCGTCAGGAAATCCTTGTAAATTTGACAG GCCTAGAAGATGGTGAGCTTACGCTGGAGTTTCAGGAGAGGAAAATTTACTGGGTTAGGTTTATGAGGAATCAGCGCATCGAACGAGCAAACTTTGACGGAAGCGATCAGGAACTATTGACCACTGATGTGAACTATCCCCGTGGTATAGCTGTAGATGGAGTGAACAG aaaaatattttggaagGAACTGTGGGGTGTGAGATCATCGGATCTCAACGGACATAATCGAGTCAATATAGCGATGTCAGAAACTGCGAGAGCAAGCTGTATCTTCTACTATCAGGGAGAATTCGGAG ACTCTCAGATAATTTTCACTGACTCCAAAAAGGTTAAGTCTGTTAAACCCGATGGAACCAACCAAACGGCATTGTTCAACCATGCTTCTACTGTCGTAGGGCACGTCATCGTTTACAACGCGACCATCTATTTCATTACTAGTTTTGTTGCTGATGATCCCTATGGCCTTGGGGAAATCCCCCTGTCGAACTTGTCAGCAGTGAGGGTCATAGAAACATTCAAAGGAACTCCTAAAGACAGTAGTGGTTTCATCTTGAATGAGCCTACAAAGAATATTAGGGACATCTACGTCCATAACATCACTTAA